GGGCCGTGGACGAGGAGCTGATCCGCGAGGTCGCACGGGACGTGATCGAGCGCGCGGCTCCCGGCGAGCTGGCGGTGTTCCGGCGCCGCAGCAGAGCCTACTTCCGTGATCCCGACGGGGAGCTCAAGGCGGCGCGCAGGAGTCTCGACGGCAAGGCCAGGGACGAGCTGCTGGGCTCCGGCGCCGGTGAGGTGATCGTCGTCGTCGCTCCCTTCGTGCTCGCCATCGTCCAGGGAGTGCTCACGTCCCTGGCCCAGGACTTGGCGGCCTCGGCCGTCGACCGAAGCCAGGAGGCGGTGAGAAGGCTGCTGCGACGAGTGCTGCGACGCCCTGGGCCGACCGCCGACGGCACACCCGCCGTCGCCCCGGAACCGCCCCCTGCTCCGGCCCCGGGACCGGCACCCGAGGAGTCGTCCGGCGGAGTGGACGCGGACCCCGCCGGGGAGCAACAGGCCCTCACCGAGGAACAGCTCCGGGCCATCCACCGCACGGCCCGCGCCACCGCACTCGACCACGGGCTGCCGGAGGACCGTGCCCGGTCGGTGGCGGACGCGTTGGTCGACGCGCTGAGGGGCTGAGGGCGCGGTGCTTCCGGCCCCGTCCGCGCGGCCCGATCCGTTCGCCCTTCCCGACGGCGTGAGGTTCCGCTTCGTCCTGCTGCTCACCGCGCTGCTGGGAACGTCGGCCTTCGTCTACAACCTGCTGTATTACGCCGTGTCTCCCGGCGCCGACGACGCCTTCGCCGACTACCAGGCGTGCATTGCGGCGCCCGGGGCCGGCGCACCCGCCGCGGATCCGGGCGCCTACGCGCGCGGCGTCCTGTCCTGCACGGCGTCCCACGAGCGGGAGAAGGCGTGGTGGATCCTGGCGGGCCTGGTGCTGCTGGCCCTCGCGGCCGTGGCCGTCTACCTGGCCGCCCCGCGGCTGCGGACCTGGCGCCAGAAGCTGGAGCCCCTCGAGCCGGAGGACGACCCCGAGGACGCGGCGCTGCTGCGCGAACTCCGGTCGCTGGTGGCGGAGGCCGGACTGCGCACGGCGCCGCGCTTCCTCGTGGCCGTGGGCCGCTGGGACGTGGGGGCACGCGCCTTCGGGCGCGCCGGCGACTACCGCGTGCAGCTGAACGAGACACTGCTCACCCGGGGACGGGAGGACCCGGCGCTGCTGCGGGCCTTCGTGCGGCACGAACTCGCGCACATCAGGAACAAGGACGTCGACATCACGCAGCTGACGGTGGCGCTGGCCGTGGTCTTCGTCCCGCTGGGCCTCGCCCCGCTGGCCGTGGCCCTGGCGGGCACCGATCCGCAGGACCTCTTCGGCGTGACGTGGCGGGCGGCCGTGCTCGTCGCCCTCGTCTACCTCACGGCTGCCGCGGTCTCGCGCGCCCGCGAACACGCGGCCGACGTCCGCGCCGCGTCCTGGGGCGACGCGCGGGCCCACCTGCGGAGGGTGCTCGGCGTCCCGGCGGGCCGGCCCTGGTGGTCCCGCGGACCGCTGCGGCTGCACCCCCGTGCGGAACGGCGCGTCGCCGCGATCGAGAGCCCGGAGGTGCTGTTCCGCATCGGCTTCGGCGAGTGCTTCGCGGCGGGGCTGGCGGCGACGGTCGCCGCCGCCGGACTGCACACGCTGCTCTGGCTCGGCTTCAACCATCTCGGTCCCCGCGACTCCCGGTGGGTGGTCGCGCTGGTGCTCGCCCCCGCCGTGGTCGCCGTGGTCGCCACCGGGCTGTGGCGCGCGGCCCTGTGGGCGCGCAGCGATGCGGCGCCGCCGGGCACCGGCGGCCCCCGCACGCTGCTGCCGGCGCTCGGCCTGGCTGCCGGGCTCGTGCTGGGACGGCTCGTGCCCGCGGAGAACGGGATCCTGCGCTCCGGGTCCTCGCCCCTGCCGACCGCGGCGGCGACCGCGGCGTCCCTGGGGCTCTGTCTGTTCGTCGTGCTCTTCCTCCGCTGGGTCGTCCGGGGCGCGACGCTCTGGCTCCCCGCGTCGGGACGGCTGGGCAGGGGCACCTGGGCGGCGGGGCTGGCGGCGATGGCGGTCCCGTTGTCGGTCCTGCTCGGCTGGTGGCTGATGCTGTACGACATGGCCGACGGGCTGGGGCCGGTGCACGACGGCGCGCGGGCCGACCACCGCGCCGTCGCGGCGGTCGCCGCCCTGGAGCCGTTCTGGCCGTGGGCCGTCCTCGAACACCCACTGGCCCGGCTCTTCCACGAGTGGACTCCCGCCGTGCTCGCCGTGGTGGTGCTCTGGGCCTTCCCGCTCGCCGCGCTGGGGCGTCGGGGTGCGGCGGGCCCGGACTCCGGCTGGGCGCGGTGGGTCGTCGTCACGGCGCTCGCGGGCACCGCCGTTCTCGCCGCGGCCCTCCTCGGGACCCGGGCGTGGGCGCACGCGCACGTGGCGGAGGAACTGCGGCGGCAGGGTGCGTACCGCGTCGCCTTCCACCACTGGTCCGTCGCCGCCGCCGTGGTGCTCCAGGGCGTGGTGGCGGCGGTCGTCACGGCGGGCCTGGCCCGCTCGCACCGGTCCCTCGGCCGTCCGGTGGTGCCGTTCGCGCTGCTGGCCGCCTTCGTCACCGGCTGCCTGGCCACGGGAGTGATCTTCGCGGGGTCCGTGGCGGGCGGCTGCTGGGACGCCCTCGCCCTGGTGTCCGGCCCCTGCGAGGCCGGTCTCGACGCCGGCTTCGTGCGCGACACCTTGCTGCGGACCGTGGTGGCCGGTGCCGCGAGTGCCCTGGTGGGGGCGGGGATCGCCGCGGCGGTCGTGTCGCTGCGGGCCCGGCGTCCCGGTGCCGCGCCCGCCGCCGTGTCCGTTCCCGTCTCCCGGGAGCAGCGGGGTCTGCTCGCCCTGGCCCTGCTCCTGGCCGTCGCCGTGGCCACCACGGGGCTGGTGGCGGGTACGCCGGGGGCGGCCACGGCCGGAGCCCCGCCCGCCGCACCGCCGGCGGGGGTGCCGGGCGGTGCCGCCCGGGCCTGCGAGCGGTTCGACGAGGTCATGGGCTCCGGGGCGAGCAGCGCGGACCGGAACGCCGGCCTCTTCGACGCCGTACGGCTCGCCGTCGAAGGCGGCAACGCCGCCCTGGCCGTGGCGATCCAGGACCTGGTGCGTGCCGTGCCCCGAGGTGACCTGTCCGCGTTCACGGACGCCGGTGACCGGATCCGGGCGCAGTGCGCGCGGGAAGGAGCGCCCCTGCGTCGCTTCTGAGGGTGTGGCAGACGGCCTGGCTCCGGTCGGCCGGCTCGTCCTCGTCCGCCGCGCGCCCCGGACCGCGGGCAGGGCGTCGCCGGCACCGGCTCCCGGGACCCGGGCGTCCCGTTCACGGGCGCACCCCGGCAGGTCGCGGGCGGTCCGCGCGGGGAGGGCCGGGGCCTTGCCCGGAGCAGCGCGCGGGCCGAGGTGGCGTGACCTTCACGGTCACAAGGTCAATACTGCCCTGGAGAGGAAACGCAGTCGTCCCCCGGCCGATCACCCGCAGTACCTGGCGTCCGGTCGCCGAAGTGGCCGTCGGATCAGTACCCGCAGGTTCAGGACTCGCCTGCTCATCTCGTCAGGAGGTACCGATGAAGATGCTCATCAACGTCCCGGAGACCGTCGTGTCCGACGCCCTGCGGGGCATGGCCGCCGCGCATCCGGAGCTGACCGTCGACGTGGAGAACCGGGTGATCGTGCGGCGGGACGCGCCGGTCGCCGGGAAGGTGGCCCTGGTCTCCGGCGGAGGATCGGGACACGAGCCGCTGCACGGCGGGTTCGTGGGGCCCGGGATGCTCTCGGCGGCCTGCCCCGGGGAGGTGTTCACCTCGCCGGTGCCCGACCAGATGGTGCGGGCGGCGGCCGCGGTGGACAGCGGCGCGGGGGTGCTGTTCGTCGTGAAGAACTACACCGGGGACGTGCTCAACTTCGACATGGCCGCGGAGCTCGCCGAGGACGAGGGCATCCAGGTCGCCAGGGTCCTGGTCGACGACGACGTGGCGGTCACCGACAGCCTGTACACGGCCGGCCGGCGGGGCACCGGCGCCACGCTGTTCGTGGAGAAGATCGCGGGCGCCGCCGCCGAGGAGGGGCAGCCGCTGGAGCGGGTGGAGGCGATCGCCCGGCAGGTCAACGACAGCTCCCGCAGCTTCGGCGTGGCCCTCGCCGCCTGTACGACCCCCGCGAAGGGCAGCCCCACCTTCGATCTGCCGCCGGGCGAGCTGGAGTTGGGCATCGGCATCCACGGCGAGCCGGGCCGGGAGCGGCGGGCGATGATGACGTCCGGGGAGGTCGCCGACTTCGCCGTGCACGCCGTCCTGGAGGACCTGGAGCCGCGCAACCCCGTGCTGGTGCTGGTCAACGGCTTGGGCGCGACGCCGCTGCTGGAGCTGTACGGGTTCAACGCGGAGGTGCAGCGCGTGCTGTCGGAGCGCGGCGTCGCCGTGGCCCGTACCCTCGTCGGCAACTATGTGACCTCCCTGGACATGGCGGGCGCCTCCGTGACCCTGTGCCAGGTCGACGAGGAGTTGCTGCGGCTGTGGGACGCGCCGGTGCACACGCCGGGCCTGCGATGGGGTATGTGACCCGGCGGCCGACGCGTTCATCCGACCTCTCACGCAAGGAGATCCCGTGCTCGATGCCGCTTTCTTCCGCCGTTGGATGACGGCGACCGCCGTGTCCGTGGACCGCGAGGCGGAACGGCTCACGGCCCTCGACTCCCCCATCGGGGACGCCGACCACGGCAGCAATCTGCAACGTGGTTTCGCCGCCGTCACCGCGGCGCTGGACAAGGAGGCCCCGGCCACGCCGGGGGCGGTGCTGGCCCTGGCCGGACGGCAGCTGATCTCGACGGTCGGCGGGGCGTCCGGTCCGCTGTACGGCACCCTGCTGCGCCGCACCGGCAAGGCGCTCGGCGACGCCGCCGAGGTGAGCGAGGAGGACCTGGCCGGGGCGCTGCGCACGGGGGTGGACGCGGTCATGGCCCTGGGCGGTGCCGCGCCGGGCGACAAGACCATGATCGACGCGCTGGTGCCGGCGGTGGACGCGCTCGGTGAGGGCTTCGGCGCGGCGCGGGCCGCCGCCGAGCGGGGCGCGGTCGCGACCACGCCGCTGCAGGCCCGCAAGGGACGGGCGAGTTACCTCGGCGAGCGGAGCGTCGGCCATCAGGACCCGGGCGCCACCTCGGCGGCGCTGCTGGTCGCGGGACTCGCGGAGGCGGCAGGTGAGTGACGTGACGAACGAGAAGGTCGTGGGCATCGTGCTGGTGTCGCACAGCGCGCAGGTCGCCGCCGCCGTGGCCGACCTCGCGCGGGGGCTGGCCGGTGGCGAGGCGGCGGTGCCCGTCGCCGCGGCGGGCGGCACCGAGGGCGGAGGGCTGGGCACCAGCGCGGAGCTGATCGCCGCGGCCGCGGCGTCGGTGGACCGGGGCGCCGGTGTCGCGGTGCTCACCGATCTGGGCAGTGCCGTGCTCACCGTGAAGGCCATGCTCGCCGAGGGTGACGACCTGCCCGGGCACACCCGCCTGGTGGACGCCCCGTTCGTGGAGGGCGCCGTCGCGGCGGTCGTCACGGCGGCCACCGGCGCCGGTCTGGACGCGGTGGCCGCCGCGGCGATGGAGGCGTACGACTACCGCAAGGTGTGAGCCCCGCGGCGGCGGGACACCGGGCGCGCCTCCCCGCCGCCGCGGCCGGCCCTGCACCGGCGGGTCCCGCGGCTCGCGTCGCGCACACCGCCGTGGACATCGGACGGGGCGCTCATCGCCCGGCGGCTCGTGTCGCGCACGCCGCCGGCACCGCGAGGGCTGCGGAGCCCGGGGAGCAGGCCGCCGCCCTCGTCCTCGTCGCCCGGGAGGCGGCGAGCGCCGTCAGGGATGTGGGGCTGCCCTCGGGTGACGGCCGGCCGGCGGTCCGGTGTCCGTCCGGCGCCGGGTCGTGGGCCGGACGGGCGGGTGCCGGCCGAGCGGCCGTGCCGACCCACTCGCGCGCCAGCCGCTCCCCCGCCGCCGCGACGGCGGCGTGGCTCTCCACCGGGGACTTCCCGGAGTCCTTGAAGACGATGTAGGTGACGCCGGAGGCGGTTCCGCCGCCGCGCGGGTCGGGGTCGATGCCGAGTCCCGCGGCCGCGGCGTACGACGCCTCGCCGATGATGTGGCCGGGGCCGACGTCGCCGACGACCGCGTACCGTACCCGGTCGCGGTACACGATCGCCGCGACCGAGCCGCCGCGTACGCCGTGCGCGCGGTGGTCCCAGACGCGGCTCGGGGCGGGGACGACGACGTAGGGCAGCCGTTCGGCGTCGGGCCGGCGGCCGTCGGACCCGGTGAAGGCCGTCACGGCGGAGAAGGAGGGGTCGGTGCGGCGGTTGCAGCGGCGGCCGGGGCGGCCGTCGCAGTCGATGTCCATGTCCGCCTTCCAGAACACGGCGTCGCGCGTGCCGCAGACCGCGATGTCCGCGGGTGCGCCGGCGTCGCTGCGGTAGCGCCCGCGGGAGACGGGGACGCAGTTCCGCGCCCTGGCGAGGAGGTCGGCGGCGCGTACGGCGCGCTCGCGCGCGGCGGCCGGCTCGGCGCGCGCCCCGGCCGGGCCCGCGGCGGGAGCCCCGTGGGCCGCGGGAGCGGCTGGGCGGGCGGCGGCCGCCGGAGCGACGGGGTGCGCGGGGCCAGGAGGGGCTGCGGGGGGTACGGGGCCGGCGGGGGACACGGGGGCCGCGGGAGCGGCCGGGGCGGCGGCGCCCGAGCCGGGGAGTGCCGTGGGAGCGAGCAGGGCGGCGCCGGCCGCGACCAGGGTGAGCGACTGGAGACGCACGATGAGTAGCCTTCCAGGGGTGCTGACGGGTCATCAGGTGCATCTGTGCCCCGCGGGGCCCGCGTCGGCACCCCATGGCGACCGGGCGGCCCAAGCGTCCGGGACCGGAGGGGCGGGGGCGGAGCGCCTCGACCGCCGCGGCCGTCCGGGCGCCGGCACCGGCGCGGTGCGGTCCGGACTACGGCGGCCTCCCCGCGCCGCGTCCGCGGATCGCCGCGCGGACGGGGCGCGTTCGGCCGCCGCACGGTGCGGCGTGGGCACCCCGCGGTGACGGCACCTGCGGCCGCCCTCTTGATGTGATCGCGTCGGGCGCGTCATATTGGTCCGGACCAATTCGTCACCCGTCCGCCCGGGAGGCCGACTCGTGCCCCGCGTTCCCCTGCCCGCGCTGCTGGTCTGCGGCACTCTGACGCTCGTGGTGTCCTGCGGCTTGAGCCAGGAGGGCGGGGACGGCGCGGCGCCCGGCGCGCCGACCGGGGTCACCGCGGCGGCCGGCAGCGCGACCAGCGTGCACGTGATGTGGAACGCCGTCTCGGCGGAGGCGGGCGTCCGCGTCTACGAGGTGTACCGCGGCACCGCCAAGGTGGACGAGGTGCCGGCGTCCCGGCACATGGTCGACGTCACCCGGCTGCGGCCGTCCACCACCTACGTCTTCACCGTGCGCGCCCGGGACGCCGACGGACGCCTCGGACCGCCCAGCAGGGAGGTGCGGGCCACCACCCCCGCGGCCGTCGCCGCCGACCGCTCGGCACCCTCGCGGCCGGCCGCGCCGCGGGGACGCACCGCAGGGAGCCGGGCCGTCCAGCTCACCTGGGACGCGTCGACGGACGACCGGGGCGTGGTGTCCTACGACATCCACCAGGGCGGCACGAAGATCCACAGCGTCGGCGGCTCGCAGACCGGGACGGTCGTCACCGGGCTGCGGCCGGGCACCCGCTACAGCTTCACGGTGCGGGCCCGGGACGCGGCGGACAACGTCTCCGCGCCGAGCGCCGCCGTCCGGCTCACCACCGCGCCCGGTGACGACGACGGCCGTGGCACCGCACCGACCGGTTTCCGGGCGGCGGCCCGTGCCGAGGACGGCGCCCACTACCTCCACCTCTCCTGGGTGCCGCCCCGCGCCGACGGGGTGATCACGGAGTATCAGATCCACCTGGACGGACGGGCGGCCACCTCCCTCGTGTGGGGCGGGACCGCGCCGCGGGAGAAGGCGACGTACAGCTTCTACCTGGGCCGCGAGGACGGCGTACGGCACCGGGTGCGCATCCGCGCCAAGCTGCCGGACGGCACCTGGGGCGGATTCTCGGCGGAGCGCACGGTGACGACCGGCGGGTGACCGGGGACCCGTTCCCGGCCGGGCCGTTCACCCGGACGGGCCGGTCCGTCACCCGCACGGGGGCCGCCCGCATGCGGGACACGCGCCGGAGCCGTTGGCTGGCTCCGAGGCAGCACGGGCGTTCCCCGACCCAGGCGGCGCAAGGGATGTACCGCCAACCGTGCCGCCGGAGGACACTTCCATGCGCAGAACTCAGCCACTTCTCCGCTGCGGACTGGCCGTGGCAGCCGCCGCCGCGCTGCCGCTCGGCCTGGCCGCCCAGCCGGCCGGCGCGGTCTCCGGGATCTCGGTGAGCACCAGCGGCTCCACCGTCTCGGTGACGACCAGCGCCTGCACCCAGGTCGGCGGCAGCTGGGGCAACGCCTCGCTGCTGACCAGCAGCCAGGCGAACTTCGCCCAGGGCCGTCAGACGGCGCTCACCGGCACCGCCGGCCTTCAGTCCGCGGCCTGGTCCAGCGTCAGCCCGGGGACGTACACGGTCATCGTGGTGTGCTCCAACGGCAGCACCGCGGGCAGCCAGTCCGTCATCGTCTCCGCGCCCGCGACCCCCACCGTCTCCCCCACGGCCACGCCCTCGCGGGGCGTGATGGGCGGCGTGGGCGGCGGCACCAAGGACTACGGCACCGTCACCATGGTGGCGGGCGGTGTGCTGGTCGGCACCGGCGCCATCGCGGCGGGCTGGTTCCTGCGCCGCCGCGGCAAGCCCTACCGGCTCTGATCCGCGGGCAGATCGGCGAACTCCGCCAGCGCGTGGGCCAGCCACCCGGTCCAGAACGTCTCCAGGTCGATGCCCGCCCGCAGGACGAGGTGCCGCAGCCGGTCCTCGGTGCTGTCCCGGCCGGGCGGGAAGTCCCTCTTCTCGATCTCCCGGTACTCGGCCAGCTGCCGCCGGTGCAGCTCAAGATGGCGGCGCAGGTCGTCCTCCAGGCCCTCGGTGCCGACCACGGCCCCGGCGCGCAGCCGCAGCAGCAGGGTGTCACGCAGCGGCTTGGGATCCTGGGGCGCGGCGGTCCAGCGGGCGAGTTCGGCACGGCCGGCGGGCAGCACCTCGTAGCTCTTCCGCTGCCCGCGGGCCGGCTGCTCGCTGGGCAGCGCCCGGATCAGGCCGTCGGCCTCCAGCTTCGCCAGCTCGCGGTAGATCTGCTGATGGGTCGCCGACCAGAAGTAGCCGATCGACTTGTCGAACCGGCGGGTCAGCTCCAGCCCCGAGGACGGCTTTTCGAGCAGAGCGGTGAGGATGGCGTGCGGGAGTGACATGGGGGCCATCCTAGGGACGGCCCCCCGTCCGGCTCAGAGCGCCGCCGCGAGTTCGGTGCCCTGCTTGATGGCGCGCTTGGCGTCCAGTTCGGCGGCCACGTCGGCGCCGCCGACGAGGTGGGCCGGGCGTCCGGCGGCGATCAGCTCGTCGTACAGGTCGCGGCGCGGCTCCTGGCCGGTGCACAGCACGATGGTGTCGACCTCCAGGACGGTGCTCCGCTCGCCCACCGTGATGTGCAGCCCCGCGTCGTCGATCCGGTCGTAGCGCACGCCGGGGACCATGGTGACGCCGCGGTGCTTCAGCTCGGCGCGGTGGATCCAGCCGGTGGTCTTGCCGAGGCCGGCGCCGACCTTGCTGGTCTTGCGCTGGAGCAGGTGGACGGTGCGCGGCGGGGCGGGCCGCTCGGGGGCGGCGAGGCCGCCGG
Above is a genomic segment from Streptomyces glaucescens containing:
- a CDS encoding glycoside hydrolase family 75 protein, which produces MRLQSLTLVAAGAALLAPTALPGSGAAAPAAPAAPVSPAGPVPPAAPPGPAHPVAPAAAARPAAPAAHGAPAAGPAGARAEPAAARERAVRAADLLARARNCVPVSRGRYRSDAGAPADIAVCGTRDAVFWKADMDIDCDGRPGRRCNRRTDPSFSAVTAFTGSDGRRPDAERLPYVVVPAPSRVWDHRAHGVRGGSVAAIVYRDRVRYAVVGDVGPGHIIGEASYAAAAGLGIDPDPRGGGTASGVTYIVFKDSGKSPVESHAAVAAAGERLAREWVGTAARPAPARPAHDPAPDGHRTAGRPSPEGSPTSLTALAASRATRTRAAACSPGSAALAVPAACATRAAGR
- a CDS encoding PTS-dependent dihydroxyacetone kinase phosphotransferase subunit DhaM; translation: MTNEKVVGIVLVSHSAQVAAAVADLARGLAGGEAAVPVAAAGGTEGGGLGTSAELIAAAAASVDRGAGVAVLTDLGSAVLTVKAMLAEGDDLPGHTRLVDAPFVEGAVAAVVTAATGAGLDAVAAAAMEAYDYRKV
- the dhaK gene encoding dihydroxyacetone kinase subunit DhaK; translated protein: MKMLINVPETVVSDALRGMAAAHPELTVDVENRVIVRRDAPVAGKVALVSGGGSGHEPLHGGFVGPGMLSAACPGEVFTSPVPDQMVRAAAAVDSGAGVLFVVKNYTGDVLNFDMAAELAEDEGIQVARVLVDDDVAVTDSLYTAGRRGTGATLFVEKIAGAAAEEGQPLERVEAIARQVNDSSRSFGVALAACTTPAKGSPTFDLPPGELELGIGIHGEPGRERRAMMTSGEVADFAVHAVLEDLEPRNPVLVLVNGLGATPLLELYGFNAEVQRVLSERGVAVARTLVGNYVTSLDMAGASVTLCQVDEELLRLWDAPVHTPGLRWGM
- a CDS encoding M48 family metalloprotease, producing MLPAPSARPDPFALPDGVRFRFVLLLTALLGTSAFVYNLLYYAVSPGADDAFADYQACIAAPGAGAPAADPGAYARGVLSCTASHEREKAWWILAGLVLLALAAVAVYLAAPRLRTWRQKLEPLEPEDDPEDAALLRELRSLVAEAGLRTAPRFLVAVGRWDVGARAFGRAGDYRVQLNETLLTRGREDPALLRAFVRHELAHIRNKDVDITQLTVALAVVFVPLGLAPLAVALAGTDPQDLFGVTWRAAVLVALVYLTAAAVSRAREHAADVRAASWGDARAHLRRVLGVPAGRPWWSRGPLRLHPRAERRVAAIESPEVLFRIGFGECFAAGLAATVAAAGLHTLLWLGFNHLGPRDSRWVVALVLAPAVVAVVATGLWRAALWARSDAAPPGTGGPRTLLPALGLAAGLVLGRLVPAENGILRSGSSPLPTAAATAASLGLCLFVVLFLRWVVRGATLWLPASGRLGRGTWAAGLAAMAVPLSVLLGWWLMLYDMADGLGPVHDGARADHRAVAAVAALEPFWPWAVLEHPLARLFHEWTPAVLAVVVLWAFPLAALGRRGAAGPDSGWARWVVVTALAGTAVLAAALLGTRAWAHAHVAEELRRQGAYRVAFHHWSVAAAVVLQGVVAAVVTAGLARSHRSLGRPVVPFALLAAFVTGCLATGVIFAGSVAGGCWDALALVSGPCEAGLDAGFVRDTLLRTVVAGAASALVGAGIAAAVVSLRARRPGAAPAAVSVPVSREQRGLLALALLLAVAVATTGLVAGTPGAATAGAPPAAPPAGVPGGAARACERFDEVMGSGASSADRNAGLFDAVRLAVEGGNAALAVAIQDLVRAVPRGDLSAFTDAGDRIRAQCAREGAPLRRF
- the dhaL gene encoding dihydroxyacetone kinase subunit DhaL, which codes for MLDAAFFRRWMTATAVSVDREAERLTALDSPIGDADHGSNLQRGFAAVTAALDKEAPATPGAVLALAGRQLISTVGGASGPLYGTLLRRTGKALGDAAEVSEEDLAGALRTGVDAVMALGGAAPGDKTMIDALVPAVDALGEGFGAARAAAERGAVATTPLQARKGRASYLGERSVGHQDPGATSAALLVAGLAEAAGE
- a CDS encoding fibronectin type III domain-containing protein codes for the protein MPRVPLPALLVCGTLTLVVSCGLSQEGGDGAAPGAPTGVTAAAGSATSVHVMWNAVSAEAGVRVYEVYRGTAKVDEVPASRHMVDVTRLRPSTTYVFTVRARDADGRLGPPSREVRATTPAAVAADRSAPSRPAAPRGRTAGSRAVQLTWDASTDDRGVVSYDIHQGGTKIHSVGGSQTGTVVTGLRPGTRYSFTVRARDAADNVSAPSAAVRLTTAPGDDDGRGTAPTGFRAAARAEDGAHYLHLSWVPPRADGVITEYQIHLDGRAATSLVWGGTAPREKATYSFYLGREDGVRHRVRIRAKLPDGTWGGFSAERTVTTGG
- a CDS encoding PadR family transcriptional regulator; protein product: MSLPHAILTALLEKPSSGLELTRRFDKSIGYFWSATHQQIYRELAKLEADGLIRALPSEQPARGQRKSYEVLPAGRAELARWTAAPQDPKPLRDTLLLRLRAGAVVGTEGLEDDLRRHLELHRRQLAEYREIEKRDFPPGRDSTEDRLRHLVLRAGIDLETFWTGWLAHALAEFADLPADQSR